The sequence GCTCCTCAATCTGGCCTGCCTGCCGGATCTGCTGGCCATGGGCGCCGGTGACGCCCGCCCCGGCGGCGATCCCGGCGGCGGAGCTGCCCCGGGGCGCCCCGCCCCGCCCCGGCCTCAGGCACCGCCCGTCCCGCCCCGGTCCGTTTCCGCGCCGGCGCGCCCTGCCTCGCAGCCTCCGGCGTCGACGGTTACGCTGCGGGAAGCGCAGGCTGATTTCAAAAGCCGGGCCGATGGTCCCGGCGCTGTTCCGCCCAGCTCCGCCACGCAGGCCGCGCCTGCCACGCAGTTCGCGCCCGTCGCCCAGCCCGCGCCCGTCCCCCAGCCCGCGCCCGTCGCCCAGCCCGCGCCCGTCGCCCAGGCCGCGCCTGTCGCACAGGCCGCGCCTGTCGCACAGGCCGCGCCTGCCGGTCCCAGGAATTGGGCCGGATTCGTGGCTTTTTGCGCCAAGCGGGGGGAGGGGGCAAAGCCTCTGCCAGGTCTGGACAAGGCCCAAGGGGAGCTCCGGGGCGCGGAGCTTGTGCTGACCAGCCAGCATATTTTTTTGTGCGACCGCTTAAAAGCCAGCATGCCTTTGTTGACGGAAGCGGCGCGTGCCTATTTCGGCCCGGGGGTGGCCGTGCGGGTTGATGCCCCTGCGGAGTCGGTGCGCAGGACCCGCACCGAATTGCGCGAGCTGGCGCTGGCCGATCCCGTGGTGCGTGAGGCTCAGGAAAAATTTCAGGCCCGGATTGTCGAGGTCCGGCCCCCAGCAAACGGAAATTCCAAGGAGAGCGAGATATGAACGAACTTATCAGACAGGCGCAGATGATGCAGAAGAAGATGCTGCGCACCCAGGAAGAGATAGGCAAGAAGGAAGTGGAGACCAGCGTCGGCGGCGGCATGGTCACGGTCAAGGCGACCTGCTCCGGCGAGATTTTGTCGGTGGTTATCGACCCGGCCGTGCTCGAAGACGTGGAAATGCTCCAGGACATGGTCCTGGCCGCGGTCAACGAAGCCTTGAAGAAGGGCAAGGACATGATGCAGGGCGAGATGGCCCAGATCACCGGCGGGATGAAGATTCCCGGTCTTTTCTAGGGCATATCGGTGCAGCGCCTTCCCGCCCCTTTGCAAAAGATAGTTGATCAGTTTTCGGCCCTGCCCGGGGTGGGGCCGAAAAGCGCCTTGCGCATGGCCCTGACCCTGCTCAAATGGCCCGAGGAGTCCGTGCGTTCCTTTGGCCGGGACATCGAGGGCCTGCGCAGCGCCCTGCATATCTGCTCGCGGTGCTGCGGCCTGGCCGACAGCGATCCCTGCCATCTCTGCGCAGACCCCAAGCGGACGCCGGAACAGCTCTGCCTGGTCTCGGAATGGGACAGCCTCATGGTCATGGAGGAATCCGGCATCTTCAAGGGCCGTTATCTGATCCTGGGCGGCCTGCTTTCTCCCCTGGACGGGATCGATGCCAGGTCGCTCGAGATGGACAAGCTCGAATCCATCCTGCGCGAGGGGCAGGTGCGCGAAGTCATCCTGGCCCTGGGTTCGACCATGGAGGCCGAAGCCACGGGGTCCTATGTGCACAACCTGCTGACGCGCAGCTTTCCGGACGTTGCCGTGACCCGTCTGGCCCAGGGCATTCCGCTGGGCTCGGAGCTCAAGTACGTGGACCGCGAAACCCTGAAACAGTCCCTCAAACACAGGCAGTCCCTGTAGCCCCATGTGCAGCATACAGGGCGAAGTCATTACCGTCGTCTACCACAATCCCGATAACGGGTACGTCATCGCGCGGCTGGATTCGCCGTCCGAGCCCGGCCAGGTCAACGTGGTCGGGCTGCTGGGCGATGTGGCTCCGGGTGAATCCCTGCGCCTGACCGGCGAGTGGGTCGAGCATCCCAAGTTCGGACGGCAGTTCAAGGCCGAGTCCTGCGAGCATCTTCTGCCTGCGTCCATAAACGGCATCCGCCGCTTTCTGGGCTCCGGCGCGGTCAAGGGCATCGGCGAGAAAACCGCCGACCGCCTGATCAGCCGCTTCGGCAGCCAGATTCTCGACATCATGGATTCGGACCCCGAGCAGCTGCTGGAAGTGGAGGGCATCGGCCCGGCCAAATTGAAGACCATAGTCTCGTCCTGGCAGGAGAAGCGGGAAGTGCGCGGGCTGATGCTCTTTTTGCAGACCCACGGCGTAGCCACGACCTTCGCCCACCGCATCTTCCGTCATTACGGGGTCAACGCCGTGCAGCGCCTGCGGGCCAATCCCTATGATCTGGCCTACGACATCCATGGCATCGGGTTCCGCACCGCCGACGAGGTGGCCTTGAAGCTCGGCTTTGCCGAGGACGCGCCCCAGCGTCTGGAGGCCGGGGTGGAATACTGCCTGCGCCAGACGGCGGATGGGGCGGGGCACATGTTCCTGCCGCGTCCCACGCTGGCGGAGGAGGCGGCCAAGCTGCTGGGCTGCCATGACCTGGAGCTGATCGAGGAGCAGATCGACGCCCTGGCCGAGCGCAAGCGTCTGGTGATCGAGCCCTTGCCGGAAAAGGGCGTGGCCGAGGCCGTTTTTCTGACCTATTTCTACCGCACCGAGCGCGAGATCGCGTCGCGCCTGCAGGGCCTCCTGGATCATGTCAGCCGCCTCGACCCGCAGAAGATATCAAAAGCCGTGGAGCGTGAGGAGCAGCGCCAGTCCCTGACCCTGTCGGAAGAGCAGCGCGCGGCGGTGGAGTCGGCCTGCGGGCACAAGGTGTCCATCATCACCGGCGGGCCGGGCACGGGCAAGACGACCATCACCCGTGTCGTGGTGCGGGCCTTGAAAGCCCTGGGGCTGAAGATTTCCCTGGCCGCGCCCACGGGCCGGGCCGCCAAAAGGCTGGCCGAGGCCACCGGGTTCACGGCCACGACCCTGCACCGCCTGCTGCGTTATCAGCCGGCCACTGGGTTCGAGTTCAACGAGGAGAAGAAACTCTCCGCCGACGTCATGGTCGTGGACGAGGTTTCCATGCTCGACTGCGGTCTGTGCCTGTCGCTCCTGCGCGCCCTGCCCCTGACCTGCCGCCTGGTTTTCGTCGGCGATGAGAATCAGCTGCCGTCGGTGGGCGCGGGCAACGTGCTCGGGGACATGATCGAAAGCGGCGTGGTCCCGGCCGTGCGCCTGACGCACATCTACCGCCAGGCGCGGGAGAGCATGATCGTGGTCAACGCCCACCGCATCAACGAGGGCGAGTTTCCCCTCGGCAGCCCGGAGGCTCCGCCCAAGGCCGATTTCTTTTGGGTCGAGAAAGAGAATCTCATTGAACTGCAGGCCCTGGTCCTGCGCATGGTCTGCGAGCGCATCCCCGAAGCGTACGGCCTTGATCCCATGACCGACGTGCAGGTGCTCACCCCCATGCACAAGGGCGAGGTCGGTACCGTGGCCCTGAACCGCCTGCTGCAGGAACGCCTCAATCCGGATGGCCGGGAACTGGTGCGCGGCCAGCGTGCCTATCGGGTCGGGGACCGCATTCTGCAACTCAGGAACAACTACGACAAGGAAGTCTTCAACGGCGACCTTGGCCGCATCCTGGCCATCGACACCGAAGACGAGACCTTGCATGCGGAATTCGATGGCCGGGAGGTGGAGTACGGGTTCGACGAACTCGACGAGATCGGTCTGGCCTACGCCATCAGCGTGCACAAGAGCCAGGGCAGCGAGTATCCGGCCGTGGTCATGCCGGTGGTCTCGCAGCACTACATGCTCCTGCAGAGAAATCTCATCTACACCGGATTGACCAGAGCCAGGAAGCTGGCCGTGCTCATGGGCTCGCGCCGCGCCATGCACATGGGCCTGGGCAACGAGCGCGGGCGGCAACGCCATACGTCTCTGGCCGTGCGCCTGGCAAAAGAGGGTCAAATCTAGCCCAAGGGGCTGAAAGGACGGACAAATGGGGCCGAAATCATGGATTTGCGGGCGCGAGATGCGTTGACAGGGCCGCGAAAGCTTGTCTATGGAGTCTCTTTTGTGGATTGCGGGCGTGGCGGAACGGTAAACGCACCAGCCTTAGGAGCTGGCGCCAAAAGCTTGTAGGTTCGAATCCTATCGCCCGCACCAAAAAATAGTGAGCAAGCGTCCTGGCAAAGAGGCCCGAAGGCCAGAACTATTCAGGACTGTTCGGACTTATTGAGGAAATGGCGGGAACGGGCAGACCACGGAAAACAGTTTCGGTCCGTCTCCCGTATCAGATCGATTATCCGGGCCCCCGAGGGAGCGCCCATCACCTAAGGAGTGGAGTCATGGAATACAAAGTCGAAGAACTTTCCCCGGTCAAGCGCAAAGTGGCGGTGGAAGT is a genomic window of Desulfomicrobium baculatum DSM 4028 containing:
- the recD2 gene encoding SF1B family DNA helicase RecD2 — encoded protein: MCSIQGEVITVVYHNPDNGYVIARLDSPSEPGQVNVVGLLGDVAPGESLRLTGEWVEHPKFGRQFKAESCEHLLPASINGIRRFLGSGAVKGIGEKTADRLISRFGSQILDIMDSDPEQLLEVEGIGPAKLKTIVSSWQEKREVRGLMLFLQTHGVATTFAHRIFRHYGVNAVQRLRANPYDLAYDIHGIGFRTADEVALKLGFAEDAPQRLEAGVEYCLRQTADGAGHMFLPRPTLAEEAAKLLGCHDLELIEEQIDALAERKRLVIEPLPEKGVAEAVFLTYFYRTEREIASRLQGLLDHVSRLDPQKISKAVEREEQRQSLTLSEEQRAAVESACGHKVSIITGGPGTGKTTITRVVVRALKALGLKISLAAPTGRAAKRLAEATGFTATTLHRLLRYQPATGFEFNEEKKLSADVMVVDEVSMLDCGLCLSLLRALPLTCRLVFVGDENQLPSVGAGNVLGDMIESGVVPAVRLTHIYRQARESMIVVNAHRINEGEFPLGSPEAPPKADFFWVEKENLIELQALVLRMVCERIPEAYGLDPMTDVQVLTPMHKGEVGTVALNRLLQERLNPDGRELVRGQRAYRVGDRILQLRNNYDKEVFNGDLGRILAIDTEDETLHAEFDGREVEYGFDELDEIGLAYAISVHKSQGSEYPAVVMPVVSQHYMLLQRNLIYTGLTRARKLAVLMGSRRAMHMGLGNERGRQRHTSLAVRLAKEGQI
- a CDS encoding YbaB/EbfC family nucleoid-associated protein — protein: MNELIRQAQMMQKKMLRTQEEIGKKEVETSVGGGMVTVKATCSGEILSVVIDPAVLEDVEMLQDMVLAAVNEALKKGKDMMQGEMAQITGGMKIPGLF
- the recR gene encoding recombination mediator RecR; this translates as MQRLPAPLQKIVDQFSALPGVGPKSALRMALTLLKWPEESVRSFGRDIEGLRSALHICSRCCGLADSDPCHLCADPKRTPEQLCLVSEWDSLMVMEESGIFKGRYLILGGLLSPLDGIDARSLEMDKLESILREGQVREVILALGSTMEAEATGSYVHNLLTRSFPDVAVTRLAQGIPLGSELKYVDRETLKQSLKHRQSL